One window of the Pyrus communis chromosome 17, drPyrComm1.1, whole genome shotgun sequence genome contains the following:
- the LOC137721877 gene encoding subtilisin-like protease has product MENKGGAAMHVIYLLGFTFMFFLSVAVAQEKNGMQTYIVFVEKPVSQKFSDQLDLESWYQSFLPETAQSSNQETSSRIVHAYRKVVTGFAAKLTPEEVKAMKNKEGFVSAREERILPLQTTHSPDFLGLHQGFGLWKQTNYGEGVIIGLLDTGIGPDHPSFSDEGVSPPPAKWKGKCEFNGTVCNNKLIGARNFIGAEEGHITGTPFDNHGHGTHTSSTAAGNFVQGASVFGEANGTAVGMAPYAHLAMYKVCTETGCADGDILAALDVAVEDGVDVLSLSLGGESLPFYDDVIAIGAFAAIQKGIFFSCAAGNSGPSYESLSNEAPWILTVGASTTDRILRSEGEKLNTYNTVIGDALAPKVAFFSSRGPSIASPGILKPDIIGPGVDILAAWPESVDNATLPNPKATFNIISGTSMATPHLSGIGALLKKSHPDWSPAAIKSAIMTTANVLNLAGFPIVDQQLQPADIFTLGAGHVNPAKANDPGLIFDIKPEDYIPYLCGLYHNETQIKMITQRAVNCSQAGAIPEAQLNYPSFAITIGSNETQSQYYTRTVRNVGPASSTYSLDLLVPHKMGMSVNPQVLTFTKVNQEITYDVEFIAEDGAGKDGVPFGQGYLRWVSDKHNVTTPIAVVFTQQH; this is encoded by the coding sequence ATGGAGAACAAAGGAGGAGCCGCAATGCATGTTATTTACCTTCTCGGTTTTACATTCATGTTTTTTTTGTCAGTAGCAGTTGCACAAGAGAAAAATGGCATGCAAACTTATATTGTTTTCGTAGAAAAGCCGGTTTCGCAGAAGTTTTCTGATCAATTGGATTTGGAGAGTTGGTATCAGTCATTTTTGCCTGAAACAGCTCAAAGCTCAAACCAGGAGACAAGTTCGCGAATCGTTCATGCATACCGCAAAGTGGTAACTGGCTTTGCAGCAAAACTGACACCAGAAGAAGTGAAAGcaatgaaaaacaaagaagGGTTCGTGTCAGCTCGCGAGGAGAGAATTCTACCTTTGCAAACTACTCATAGTCCTGACTTCTTGGGATTACACCAAGGATTCGGACtatggaaacaaacaaactacgGTGAAGGTGTGATCATAGGACTTTTGGATACAGGGATTGGACCTGATCATCCTTCATTCAGCGACGAAGGAGTATCCCCTCCTCCTGCTAAATGGAAAGGCAAGTGTGAATTCAATGGCACAGTCTGCAACAACAAGCTTATTGGTGCACGAAATTTCATAGGTGCAGAAGAAGGGCATATTACAGGAACTCCATTTGATAATCACGGCCATGGTACCCATACTTCTAGCACTGCTGCTGGAAATTTTGTGCAAGGAGCCAGCGTGTTCGGAGAGGCCAATGGCACAGCTGTTGGAATGGCACCTTATGCTCACTTGGCAATGTACAAAGTCTGCACTGAAACTGGTTGCGCTGACGGTGACATTTTAGCTGCTCTTGATGTCGCTGTTGAAGATGGCGTGGATGTACTCTCCCTCTCACTTGGTGGTGAATCACTTCCTTTCTACGATGATGTGATTGCAATTGGTGCATTTGCAGCAATTCAAAAAGGAATTTTTTTCAGCTGTGCAGCTGGAAATTCTGGTCCTTCCTACGAGTCTTTGTCAAATGAGGCCCCATGGATTCTCACAGTGGGAGCAAGCACCACTGACAGAATACTAAGATCGGAAGGTGAGAAGCTCAACACATACAACACTGTAATTGGAGATGCACTTGCTCCCAAGGTCGCTTTCTTTTCGTCAAGAGGACCAAGCATTGCAAGCCCCGGAATTCTAAAGCCAGATATCATTGGACCGGGTGTTGACATCTTAGCAGCATGGCCTGAATCAGTGGACAATGCCACACTTCCTAATCCAAAGGCAACATTTAACATAATTTCGGGTACCTCAATGGCAACTCCTCACCTAAGTGGCATTGGAGCTCTACTCAAGAAATCACACCCTGATTGGTCTCCGGCTGCTATTAAATCTGCCATTATGACAACAGCTAATGTACTGAACCTCGCAGGCTTCCCCATTGTTGATCAACAACTTCAACCTGCAGACATTTTTACTCTTGGTGCAGGCCATGTCAATCCTGCAAAGGCAAATGACCCAGGGCTCATCTTCGACATAAAACCTGAGGATTACATTCCTTACTTGTGTGGTTTATATCACAATGAAACACAGATAAAGATGATCACCCAACGAGCAGTGAACTGCTCTCAAGCCGGAGCCATACCAGAAGCACAGCTTAATTATCCTTCATTTGCTATTACAATAGGTTCAAATGAGACTCAATCTCAATATTATACAAGGACTGTGAGGAATGTTGGCCCGGCTAGTTCAACTTACAGCTTGGATCTTTTAGTACCGCATAAAATGGGGATGAGTGTGAATCCTCAGGTGCTTACATTCACAAAGGTTAATCAGGAGATTACATACGATGTTGAATTTATAGCAGAAGATGGGGCTGGGAAGGATGGTGTACCATTTGGTCAGGGTTATTTGAGATGGGTTTCTGATAAGCACAATGTTACTACCCCCATAGCAGTGGTGTTTACTCAACAACACTAA